AGCTTTGCTCATAAGTGATAAAATAGCGTAAGAAATCAAGCAACACACAAGGCTTTAATACTTCGCAAATATCCACAACACGCGTATTTTCACTTAGCATATCCCCTTGTCTCTGCCATTTTAGAAAGCGTGTAAAGTCCGCATTCAAACTGCCAAGTTTAGAATCTACCCCATCGCTTATGATACACAACGCATTTGGGATAAACAGCTCTTTTGCCTTTTCTTTATAGGTTTCTATCTGTAAATATGCTTTGTGTAAATCTGCGTTTATATCAAGGGGGTGTTTTAGCTCACATAGCACCAAAGGCAGCCCATTGACAAATACAACAACATCACATCGCACAGAATCTTTTGTGCTAAATACAAACTGATTGAGTGCTAAAAAGGCGTTATTTTCTACATTCTCAAAGTCTAATAGCTCTAGGTTAATCCCCCTTTGCTCACTATTTACCATTGCTTCTAGTGTAATGCCATAAGTCAAGTATGCGTGCATTTTCGCATTAGCACTCATTAAGTCTTCTTCATCACTCAAGGCTAAAATCTTTTTATACGCCTCAAGGGCTAAATGCTCTTTTTGCTCCAAGCTTAGAAAGTCATAATTGCTTTTAGATTCAAAGTTTATACGCATAATAGAATCTAAAAATATCTCTTTTAAAATCCATTCATCTTTTTTTCTTGCGACTTCTTTTGCATTTTTGCATTCATAGCCAAAACTCCCCAAAGTCTCTAATAATAGCTCTTCTATGCTCTCTTCGTTAAATTTTGACATTGTTTGGTCCTTTTATTATCTAAAATCAATCATTGTTCATCAATCTGTATCATATCCTTAATTTCATAATCAAATAGATTGATTTCATTACTTTGTGTGTAAAGAGATAGATTGTCTATATCTTCTTTTTTTATGATTGGATATTTTGTAAAAATGTCTATTAAATTTTGGCATTTCAACCAATCGTTGTTCCACAATAATTTGCCGATATCAATCCCTTTGGAAATATTATAGACATTCTTGCAAATAAGATCATCAAATTCTTTGTAAATATCATTTATTTCTTGTTTTATAATAGCTCGTTGTAGCCAAATTTGCATATATGAATTATTGTGAATATTATTGAGTCTTTGTATTGTTTTATTTATAAAATTGTCATCATTTATTTGACCAAATAAAATCCCTAAAATAACCATTATGAATTGATATGTTTTTGGATTTATCGTAACCATATCCACTAAAATAGCAATCAAGGCTTCCTTGTTTTCTTTATTTAAATTCATTTTGAAAAAGTATATATCGGTTTGTTTGTCGCCATTGTTTTCTTCAGCAATTTTATGGTTTAAATCTTGTAGCAACCTTTCTAAATATTTAAGAATTACTCCACTATTCTCATACTTTAGGGTAAATTGATGTAGAACTAAAAGCTGTTTTTGCAGCGTTCCTTGCCCTTTTAAAATTGTTTCCAAAAAAAGCCAATCCATTTTATCTTGTTTTATTGAGCCTTGAACAATGTTTTGGGAAACGCAAGTTTTATGAACATTAAGCTTTAAGCCTAAGCCTGTAAGGATTTTAGACAATTTTTTCAAAATAGTTTCTGCATCTTTTGGGTTATTCGTAAATATCCTATAATCATCTCTGTATCGTATAATCTTAAAATCATTAGAACAACCTATCTCTTTCACTAGAAGTTCATCAACATAAGCCAAAATAATCTCTGCTATAAAGTCCATTAAAACAGAGCCTTGTGGGATTCCATTTGTCTGCCCGTAAGACATATTCATAATTGTCCTATCAATTTTATTTCCCAACAACAACCTATCATTGCGTCCTTTTTTTGCCATATCCTTAGTGTGTAGAGCCCAAGCAATGGAATGTGTATAAATAGATGGGTAGAAATTAGCTATATCTGTATGGAGCAAATAATCAAACTCTATGCTATATTTTATGGAGTTTTGCTCGACCAAATTCCACCATTGTGAGATTTGCTCTGCTTGATTTGAATGTTTTGTTTCTGATACCACAGGGATACTACAGCATTCTATAAAGCTATCTTTGGCACACTCTTGAAATCTAGTTTTGATAAACTCCCAATTATCCTTTGTGGTCATTTCTCGAACAAGACAAGCATATAAAACAGGGTGTATCAACTCAAATGGACGCCAATCATATTTGCCATTTTTATTGGTAAATAATTTATAATTTACAGAATCATATTTTCTAGGCTCTCCTTTTAAGATATCCTCAAGTGTATAATTATTTATTTCAAATTCGTTATTTATAGCGTTAAACAAACCACCAAATTTAATATAAGGTGGCAAACTAAAACTACAATAGCTTTTTTCTTGTAGGAAAAAATCTCTAGCTTCATTATATTCAAGATCCAAAATATTTTTAGCCATTTTACATCTCCATTTTTTAATTGAATATTTTTCCCAACATCATATCCCGCATTGCTTGGAGATTCTGAATCTGCTTTGTGTTATTGTAGATTTTATCAAAAAATCCTTTAGCAATCATAGAAAATTCTACGATAATTTTTCTGTCGGGAATTCTTATATTTATACTTTTTATAAGCGTAGAATTGATTGCTGTAACTATTGATGATGTGCTACCCAAAGTTTCATACTTAAAAGTTTTTAAAAAACAATATAGATACTCTGTAAATAATCTATATTCACTATAAAGATTAAAATGTGCGATAGCTTCATTAGATAACATATTTTCAGTTGTTATGCTTACTCTACCTAAAGTCATTTTAAAACTTAAAAGGATTGTATTGGGTGGTATAAGGGGAATTCTAAATTTCCTAATAGCTTCCATTGTTAAAAATTCTGAAGTATTAACTATAAAAATTTTTTCTTCCATATCTTTTATAGAAATCCATTT
The Helicobacter winghamensis ATCC BAA-430 DNA segment above includes these coding regions:
- a CDS encoding RNA-directed DNA polymerase; its protein translation is MAKNILDLEYNEARDFFLQEKSYCSFSLPPYIKFGGLFNAINNEFEINNYTLEDILKGEPRKYDSVNYKLFTNKNGKYDWRPFELIHPVLYACLVREMTTKDNWEFIKTRFQECAKDSFIECCSIPVVSETKHSNQAEQISQWWNLVEQNSIKYSIEFDYLLHTDIANFYPSIYTHSIAWALHTKDMAKKGRNDRLLLGNKIDRTIMNMSYGQTNGIPQGSVLMDFIAEIILAYVDELLVKEIGCSNDFKIIRYRDDYRIFTNNPKDAETILKKLSKILTGLGLKLNVHKTCVSQNIVQGSIKQDKMDWLFLETILKGQGTLQKQLLVLHQFTLKYENSGVILKYLERLLQDLNHKIAEENNGDKQTDIYFFKMNLNKENKEALIAILVDMVTINPKTYQFIMVILGILFGQINDDNFINKTIQRLNNIHNNSYMQIWLQRAIIKQEINDIYKEFDDLICKNVYNISKGIDIGKLLWNNDWLKCQNLIDIFTKYPIIKKEDIDNLSLYTQSNEINLFDYEIKDMIQIDEQ